The Salvelinus namaycush isolate Seneca unplaced genomic scaffold, SaNama_1.0 Scaffold753, whole genome shotgun sequence genome contains the following window.
GTCATACCTAATGATGAAACGCCTGTCTTGGAAAATGGTTTGGACCGTTTGGACTTTTGGAAATTAAGATTCTCCACCCCAACAGTTCTGGTCCTAAAATGACCAACTTGATCCACTTCATGTAAAAATAATACACTTCTATTGggtaaactactactactactatctacTAGAAAgtaaagtccccccccccccccacctaaaGTCAATGTATTAAGACCATTCTCATGATTATTTTCACCTGATTGTTCATAATGGTTGGTTACACAACTATACAATCATTCAGCCCTAGTGTGTGTATCTaaccctctcacctctctgtgtctctctctgtctctctctctctctctctctctctctctctctctctctctctctctctctgtctctctctctctctctcacctctctctgtctctctcacctctctctctttctctctcacctctctgtctctctctcacctctctctctctcacctctctctctctctctcacctctctctctctctctctctctctctcacctctctctctctctctctctctctctctctctcacctctctctgtctctctcacctctctctctttctctctcacctctctctctctctctcacctctctctctttctctcacctctctctctgtctctcctctctctctctctctctctctctctctctctctctctctctctctctctctcacctctctgtctctctctcacctctctctctctctctctctctctctctgtctctctctcacctctctgtctctctctctctctctctctctctcacctctctctctctctctgtctctctctctctcactctgtctctctctctctcacctctctctctgtctctctctctctgtctctctctcacctctctctctctctcgctctctgtctctgtctctctctctcctctctctctctctcacctctctctctctctctctctctgtctctctgtctctctctctctgtctctctgtctctctgtctctctctgtctctctctgtctctgtctctgtctctctctctctctctctgtctctctctctctgtctctgtctgtctctctctgtctctctctctctctctctgtctctctctctctctctctctgtctctctctctctgtctctctctctctctccctctctctctctctctctctctctctctctctctctctctctctctctctctctctctctctctctctctctctctctctctctctctctctgactcctctTTCTAGGGCCTACATAGCCAACCGCGTGACAGACAAGTTGACTCCTATTCATGACAGAATCTTCTGCTGTCGGTCTGGTTCTGCTGCCGATACTCAGGCTATAGctgatgttgttacctaccagCTGGGGTTCCACAGGTAGACTACATTTACAGTTCAACCACATATCAACAGTATGTTAGGTACACACTGTCCTCTACTGCATCCTCACTACTGTAAAAATACAACAGGAATCCACACTACTGTAAAAATACAACAGGAATCAACTGTATGTTAGGTACACACTGTCCTCTACTGCATCCACACTACTGTAAAAATACAACAGGAATCCACACTACTGTAAAAATACAACAGGAATCCACACTACTGTAAAAATACAACAGGAATCCTCACTACTGTAAAAATACAACAGGAATCCACACTACTGTAAAAATACAACAGGAATCCACACTACTGTAAAAATACAACAGGAATCCACACTACTGTAAAAATACAACAGGAATCCACACTACTGTAAAAATACAACAGGAATCCACACTACTGTAAAAATACAACAGGAATCCACACTACTGTAAAAAgacttcctccttctcttccccagTATTGAGCTGGATGAAGCCCCATTGGTCCAGACAGCTGCCAATCTGTTTAAGGCGTCCTGCTATAGGTACAGAGAGGAGCTGATGGCCGGGATCATCGTGGCGGGATGGGACAAGAGACGGGGAGGACAGGTTAGACTCTCCACTATCAGACACTACTCAATACTTACTCTGTCCTACTCTCTCCACTATCAGACACTACTCAATACTtactctgtccttctctctccactATCAGACACTACTCAATACTtactctgtccttctctctccactATCAGACACTACTCAATACTtactctgtccttctctctccactATCAGACACTACTCAATACTtactctgtccttctctctccactATCAGACACTACTCAATACTtactctgtccttctctctccactATCAGACACTACTCAATACCTACTCTGTCCTTCTCTGTCCACTATCAGACACTACTCAATActtactctctccttctctctccactatCAGACACTACTCAATACTtactctgtccttctctctccactATCAGACACTACTCAATACTtactctgtccttctctctccactATCAGACACTACTCAAtacttactctctctttctctgtctctctgtcccccgtcccccccccccccccaggtgtaCACTGTTCCAGTAGGAGGAATGCTGGTCAGACAGCCTGTATCAATCGGAGGGTCAGGATCCACCTATATCTATGGTTACATGGACTCCAACTACAAACCCAACATGACAAAGGACCAGTGTCTTCGCCTGGTATCTGGAGGTACACAAAACTCTTTTCAGTTTAGacacaatataaataatatactcaagTAGAAAAATAAGTAGCTGTAAAGATAGCgtactttagacaagttaaacacaaGAAGGGTACAGATGTTaaagggcaatctgtagttgGGACAGAGCGGTCACCTCACCATTGTttatttttcaaaaacatttttacccctttttctccccaattttatggtatccaattggtagttacagtcttgtctcatcgaaacacaaccaagctgcactgcttcttgacacaacgccttGCTTAACCCAgaaaccagccgcaccaatgtgtcggaggaaacacagggCAATGTCAGTCAGCACTgcgcccgccacaggagtcgctagtgcgcgatgggacaaggacatccctgccggccaaaccctccccaacccggacgacgctgggccaaatgtgtctcccggtcgcgaccggctgtgacagagcctggactcaaacccagaatctctagtggcacagcgatGCCTTAGAAGATCACGCCTTACTGTTCCTGTAAACAGACGAGGGTTTagggtggagaaatgcaaccactcacagacagtcatggCCACAGACCACTGGACCAAAATTAAAGTTTataatgataaaaaataaataaaaaaacatttatgttttgatgaaaaacaaaataaaacacaAGCTCACTGACGGACCAATAAGAATCAACGTCATCAACCCAAAAACACAAAGACATAAGTAACAGGgcaaatacagacttattttaaTGTGGATCAGACGATGGACAGTTTAAAGTGAAACCGGAATGGAGCCCTCAGAAAACAGTTCAGAGTTCCCACGTTtattgacttaaaaaaaaaaatctaatttcagaTTAGACAACACCCAATATGTATAAGAtggggagctgccatcttccagttctggAGTATTATCCGTCTAGCTAAAAGAGCAACTgtgtccgactggattcttgacagcCTATGGGCAGTACTCTGAACAGGGCTGTAAGGGGAGACGGATCTATAGCAGGGtcatatatatcagagaaacatttaaatattaattcattttctacatttatttcaccttttatttattaACTATTATTATATTATGATTGTATTAACTATATTATTCCTCCTACAGCGCTGTCCCTGGCTATGGAGAGGGATGGGTCCAGTGGAGGCGTGGTCCGGCTGGCAGCCATCTCAGAGACTGGAGTGGACAGACAGGTCATCCTGGGAAACCAGCTCCCTAAATGGTCTACTGCTTAAAGACACATGTTCTGTTAGGATGTGATGTTGCATGTAAAGCCCTTTCAGATTTCtaataaaaacacattttaaataaAGTTGTTTTGGAAGTAaatattgtttatttttgtttgttCACTGATGAACAGCCTGTGAGAGACCTCTTtctgactggagatataccctactgtctgtttaaatgactggagatatgccctactgtctgtgtaaatgactggagatataccctactgtctgtttaaatgactggagatataccctactgtctgtttaaatgactggagatataccctactgtctgtttaaatgactggagatataccctactgtctgtgtaaatgactggagatataccctactgtctgtttaaatgactggagatataccctactgtctgtgtaaatgactggagatataccctactgtctgtgtaaatgactggagatataccctactgtctgtgtaaatgactggagatataccctactgtctgtttaaatgactggagatataccctactgtctgtttaaatgactggagatataccctactgtctgtttaaatgactggagatataccctactgtctgtgtaaatgactggagatatacactactgtctgtttaaatgactggagatataccctactgtctgtttaaatgactggagatataccctactgtctgtttaaatgactggagatataccctactgtctgtttaaatgactggagatataccttactgtctgtttaaatgactggagatataccctactgtctgtttaaatgactggagatataccctactgtctgtttaaatgactggagatataccctactgtctgtttaaatgactggagatataccctactgtctgtttaaatgactggagatataccctactgtctgtttaaatgactggagatataccctactgtctgtttaaatgactggagatataccctactgtctgtttaaatgactggagatataccctactgtctgtttaaatgactggagatataccctactgtctgtttaaatgactggagatataccctactgtctgtttaaatgactggagatataccctactgtctgtttaaatgactggagatataccctactgtctgtgtaaatgactggagatataccctactgtctgtttaaatgactggagatataccctactgtctgtttaaatgactggagatataccctactgtctgtttaaatgactggagatataccctactgtctgtgtaaatgactggagatataccctactgtctgtttaaatgactggagatataccctactgtctgtttaaatgactggagatataccctactgtctgtgtaaatgactggagatataccctactgtctgtttaaatgactggagatataacctactgtctgtttaaatgactggagatatgccctactgtctgtttaaatgactggagttataccctactgtctgtttaaatgactggagatataccctactgtctgtttaaatgacgagatataccctactgtctgtgtaaatgactggagatataccctactgtctgtttaaatgactggagatataccctactgtctgtttaaatgactggagatataccctactgtctgtttaaatgactggagatataccctactgtctgtttaaatgactggagatataccctactgtctgtgtaaatgactggagatataccctactgtctgtttaaatgactggagatataccctactgtctgtttaaatgactggagatataccctactgtctgtttaaatgactggagatataccctactgtctgtgtaaatgactggagatataccctactgtctgtttaaatgactggagatataccctactgtctgtgtaaatgactggagatataccctactgtctgtgtaaatgactggagatataccctactgtctgtttaaatgactggagatataccctactgtctgtttaaatgactggagatataccctactgtctgtgtaaatgactggagatataccctactgtctgtgtaaatgactggagatataccctactgtctgtgtaaatgactggagatataccctactgtctgtgtaaatgactggagatataccctactgtctgtgtaaatgactggagatataccctactgtctgtgtaaatgactggagatataccctactgtctgtttaaatgactggagatataccctactgtctgtttaaatgactggagatataccctactgtctgtgtaaatgactggagatataccctactgtctgtttaaatgactggagatataccctactgtctgtgtaaatgactggagatataccctactgtctgtttaaatgactggagatataccctactgtctgtttaaatgactggagatataccctactgtctgtgtaaatgactggagatataccctactgtctgtgtaaatgactgcagatataccctactgtctgtttaaatgactggagatataccctactgtctgtgtaaatgactggagatataccctactgtctgtttaaatgactggagatataccctactgtctgtttaaatgactggagatataccctactgtctgtttaaatgactggagatataccctactgtctgtttaaatgactggagatataccctactgtctgtttaaatgactggagatataccctactgtctgtttaaatgactggagatataccctactgtctgtttaaatgactggagatataccctactgtctgtttaaatgactggagatataccctactgtctgtttaaatgactggagatataccctactgtctgtgtaaatgactggagatataccctactgtctgtgtaaatgactggagatataccctactgtctgtgtaaatgactggagatataccctactgtctgtttaaatgactggagatataccctactgtctgtgtaaatgactggagatataccctactgtctgtgtaaatgactggagatataccctactgtctgtttaaatggcTGGAGATAtgccctactgtctgtttaaatgactggagttataccctactgtctgtttaaatgactggagatataccctactgtctgtttaaatgactggagatataccctactgtctgtgtaaatgactggagatataccctactgtctgtttaaatgactggagatataccctactgtctgtttaaatgactggagatataccctactgtctttttaaatgactggagatataccctactgtctgtttaaatgactggagatataccctactgtctgtgtaaatgactggagatataccctactgtctgtttaaatgactggagatataccctactgtctgtttaaatgactggagatataccctactgtctgtttaaatgactggagatataccctactgtctgtgtaaatgactggagatataccctactgtctgtttaaatgactggagatataccctactgtctgtttaaatgactggagatataccctactgtctgtttaaatgactggagatataccctactgtctttgtaaatgactggagatataccctactgtctgtttaaatgactggagatataccctactgtctgtttaaatgactggagatataccctactgtctgtttaaatgactggagatataccctactgtctgtttaaatgactggagatataccctactgtctgtgtaaatgactggagatataccctactgtctgtttaaatgactggagatataccctactgtctgtttaaatgactggatatataccctactgtctgtttaaatgactggagatataccctactgtctgtttaaaatgactggagatataccctactgtctgtttaaatgactggagatataccctactgtctgtttaaatgactggagatataccctactgtctgtttaaatgactggagatataccctactgtctgtttaaatgactggagatataccctactgtctgtgtaaatgactggagatataccctactgtctgtttaaatgactggagatataccctactgtctgtttaaatgactggaaatataccctactgtctgtttaaatgactggagatataccctactgtctgtttaaatgacgaGATAtgccctactgtctgtttaaatgactggagatataccctactgtctgtttaaatgactggagatataccctactgtctgtttaaatgactggagatataccctactgtctgtttaaatgactggagatataccctactgtctgtttaaatgactggagatataccctactgtctgtttaaatgactggagatataccctactgtctgtttaaatgactggagatataccctactgtctgtttaaatgactggagatataccctactgtctgtttaaatgactggagatataccctactgtctgtttaaatgactggagatataccctactgtctgtttaaatgactggagatataccctactgtctgtttaaatgactggagatataccctactgtctgtttaaatgactggagatataccctactgtctgtttaaatgactggagatataccctactgtctgtttaaatgactggagatataccctactgtctgtttaaatgactggagatataccctactgtctgtttaaatgactggagatataccctactgtctgtttaaatgactggagatataccatactgtctgtttaaatgactggagatatacccttctgtctgtttaaatgactggagatataccctactgtctgtttaaatgactggagatataccctactgtctgtgtaaatgactggagatataccctactgtctgtttaaatgactggagatataccctactgtctgtgtaaatgactggagatataccctactgtctgtttaaatgactggagatataccctactgtctgtttaaatgactggagatataccctactgtctgtttaaatgactggagatataccctactgtctgtgtaaatgactggagatataccctactgtctgtttaaatgactggagatataccctactgtctgtttaaatgactggagatataccctactgtctgtttaaatgactggagatataccctactgtctgtttaaatgactggagatataccctactgtctgtttaaatgactggagatataccctactgtctgtgtaaatgactggagatataccctactgtctgtgtaaatgactggagatataccctactgtctgtgtaaatgactggagatataccctactgtctgtttaaatgactggagatataccctactgtctgtttaaatgactggagatataccctactgtctgtttaaatgactggagatataccctactgtctgtttaaatgactggagatataccctactgtctgtttaaatgactggagatatgccctactgtctgtttaaatgactggagatataccctactgtctgtttaaatgactggagatataccctactgtctgtttaaatgactggagatataccctactgtctgtttaaatgactggagatataccctactgtctgtttaaatgactggagatataccctactgtctgtttaaatgactggagatataccctactgtctgtttaaatgactggagatataccctactgtctgtttaaatgactggagatataccctactgtctgtttaaatgactggagatataccctactgtctgtttaaatgactggagatataccatactgtctgtttaaatgactggagatatacccttctgtctgtttaaatgactggagatataccctactgtctgtttaaatgactggagatataccctactgtctgtgtaaatgactggagatataccctactgtctgtttaaatgactggagatataccctactgtctgtttaaatgactggagatataccctactgtctgtttaaatgactggagatataccctactgtctgtgtaaatgcctggagatataccctactgtctgtttaaatgactggagatataccctactgtctgtgtaaatgactggagatataccctactgtctgtttaaatgactggagatataccctactgtctgtttaaatgactggagatataccctactgtgtttaaatgactggagatataccctactgtctgtttaaatgactggagatataccctactgtctgtttaaatgactggagatataccctactgtctgtttaaatgactggagatataccctactgtctgtttaaatgactggagatataccctactgtctgtttaaatgactggagatataccctactgtctgtttaaatgactggagatataccctactgtctgtttaaatgactggagatataccctactgtctgtttaaatgactggagatataccctactgtctgtttaaatgactggagatataccctactgtctgtttaaatgactggagatataccctactgtctgtttaaatgactggagatataccctactgtctgtgtaaatgactggagatataccctactgtctgtttaaatgactggagatataccctactgtctgtgtaaatgactggagatataccctactgtctgtttaaatgactggagatataccctactgtctgtttaaatgactggagatataccctactgtctgtgtaaatgactggagatataccctactgtctgtttaaatgactggagatataccctactgtctgtttaaatgactggagatataccctactgtctgtttaaatgactggagatataccctactgtctgtttaaatgactggagatataccctactgtctgtttaaatgactggagatataccctactgtctgtttaaatgactggagatataccctactgtctgtttaaatgactggagatataccctactgtctgtttaaatgactggagatataccctactgtctgtttaaatgactggagatataccctactgtctgtgtaaatgactggagatataccctactgtctgtttaaatgactggagatataccctactgtctgtttaaatgactggagatataccctactgtctgtgtaaatgactggagatataccctactgtctgtttaaatgactggagatataccctactgtctgtgtaaatgactggagatataccctactgtctgtgtaaatgactggagatataccctactgtctgtgtaaatgactggagatataccctactgtctgtttaaaggactggagatataccctactgtctgtttaaatgactggagatataccctactgtctgtttaaatgactggagatataccctactgtctgtttaaatgactggagatatgccctactgtctgtttaaatgactggagatataccctactgtctgtttaaatgactggagatataccctactgtctgtttaaatgactggagatataccctactgtctgtttaaatgactggagatataccctactgtctgtgtaaatgactggagatatcccctactgtctgtgtaaatgactggagatataccctactgtctgtgtaaatgactggagatataccctactgtctgtttaaatgactggagatataccctactgtctgtgtaaatgactggagatataccctactgtctgtttaaatgactggagatataccctactgtctgtttaaatgactggagatataccctactgtctgtttaaatgactggagatataccctactgtctgtttaaatgactggagatataccctactgtctgtttaaatgactggagatataccctactgtctgtttaaatgactggagatataccctactgtctgtttaaatgactggagatataccctactgtctgtttaaatgactggagatataccctactgtctgtgtaaatgactggagatataccctactgtctgtttaaatgactggagatataccctactgtctgtttaaatgactggagatataccctactgtctgtttaaatgactggagatataccctactgtctgtgtaaatgactggagatataccctactgtctgtttaaatgactggagatataccctactgtctgtttaaatgactggagatataccctactgtctgtttaaatgactggagatataccctactgtctgtgtaaatgattggagatataccctactgtctgtttaaatgactggagatataccctactgtctgtttaaaagactggagatataccctactgtctgtttaaatgactggagatataccccactgtctgtgtaaatgactggagatataccctactgtctgtttaaatgactggagatataccctactgtctgtttaaatgactggagatataccctactgtctgtttaaatgactggagatataccctactgtctgtgtaaatgactggagatataccctactgtctgtgtaaatgactggagatataccctactgtctgtgtaaatgactggagatataccatactgtctgtttaaatgactggagatataccctactgtctgtgtaaatgactggagatataccctactgtgtttaaatgactggagat
Protein-coding sequences here:
- the psmb6 gene encoding proteasome subunit beta type-6; translated protein: MAAATAMHFGQFSSGSDMAPDWTMKEVSTGTTIMAVEYDGGVVIGADSRTTTGAYIANRVTDKLTPIHDRIFCCRSGSAADTQAIADVVTYQLGFHSIELDEAPLVQTAANLFKASCYRYREELMAGIIVAGWDKRRGGQVYTVPVGGMLVRQPVSIGGSGSTYIYGYMDSNYKPNMTKDQCLRLVSGALSLAMERDGSSGGVVRLAAISETGVDRQVILGNQLPKWSTA